The following are encoded in a window of Nibricoccus aquaticus genomic DNA:
- a CDS encoding DUF294 nucleotidyltransferase-like domain-containing protein, giving the protein MGSSRNVIPDRIADALRRFPPFSMLQASEVSALAAEADVWVVPSGDNVWKQGDRPGNEVLFLAQGRVEYVWNNEGRSDRVDVRDVGDVLGLSALMRSEPFRVTAQAVEDSLFYGLPWEKFKPLLEHNDAARNYARRHMFWAVRVGSQIEYSEPTESSVAGRAKNILQAHLDGAQIVQPRPLERLLVCPLNATVEEAATLMSSKRLPSILVVDDERRPLGIVTSNTLVKNVIVDGMDKKAPVSKIMAKPVFTVSPHSSATAAILTMLRERIGQVVVTEDGTPKTKALDVCTHKDLLAQSGHHPAGLLREIRYAKSDARFRELCDEIEAIARSYLEAGVSAIYLGQICAELYDELLQRMLTLAIDELEDDGVKLPKVDWAWMSVGSDGRREQVLRTDMDNAMVFAASGSAEEDERARGIFTQLATIVVNKLVGAGFARCQGGVMALNPRWCRTDKEWIEEIQGVDAFTDGDGLLRALVLFDLRFVAGERELCDKLREKIYASVGANLPLQQRLAELIVDSTPPLNFIGRLVVEAFGGGDEEFDLKSRGMAPLRDAARLFSLHYKLNRRYSTGGRWDELRRTVPERAEMAGLAREAYEFLLRLRNLNGLRRGDSGRHLDPASLTKLERAQLGNVFDVVRTVQQAVKLEFQAEAKRL; this is encoded by the coding sequence ATGGGTTCTTCTCGCAATGTCATCCCCGACCGCATCGCTGACGCGCTGCGGCGTTTCCCTCCTTTCTCGATGCTGCAAGCCAGCGAAGTTTCCGCGCTCGCGGCGGAGGCGGATGTGTGGGTGGTGCCGTCGGGAGACAATGTGTGGAAGCAGGGCGACCGGCCGGGGAACGAAGTGCTGTTTCTCGCGCAGGGGCGCGTCGAGTATGTGTGGAATAACGAGGGCCGCAGCGATCGCGTGGATGTGCGCGATGTGGGCGATGTGCTCGGGCTGAGCGCGCTGATGCGCAGCGAGCCGTTCCGTGTCACGGCGCAGGCGGTGGAGGACAGTTTGTTTTACGGGCTGCCGTGGGAAAAATTCAAACCGTTGCTGGAGCACAACGACGCGGCGCGGAACTATGCGCGGCGGCATATGTTCTGGGCGGTGCGCGTGGGGAGCCAGATCGAGTATTCGGAGCCGACGGAGTCGAGCGTGGCGGGGCGGGCGAAGAATATTTTGCAGGCGCATCTCGACGGCGCGCAGATCGTGCAGCCGAGGCCGCTGGAGCGGTTGCTGGTGTGTCCGCTGAACGCGACGGTGGAGGAGGCGGCGACGTTGATGTCGAGCAAGCGGCTGCCGTCGATTCTGGTAGTCGATGATGAGCGAAGGCCGTTGGGAATCGTGACGAGCAACACGCTCGTGAAAAACGTGATCGTGGACGGCATGGATAAGAAGGCGCCGGTCTCGAAGATTATGGCGAAACCGGTGTTCACGGTTTCACCGCATTCGTCGGCGACGGCGGCAATCCTGACGATGTTACGCGAGCGTATCGGGCAAGTGGTCGTCACGGAAGACGGCACGCCGAAGACGAAGGCGCTCGATGTCTGCACGCACAAAGATCTGCTGGCGCAGAGCGGGCATCATCCGGCGGGGTTGTTGCGCGAGATCCGATACGCGAAGTCGGATGCGCGTTTCCGTGAGCTGTGCGACGAGATCGAGGCGATCGCGCGGAGTTATTTGGAAGCGGGGGTGTCGGCGATCTACCTTGGGCAGATTTGCGCGGAGCTGTACGATGAACTTTTGCAGCGGATGCTGACCCTCGCGATCGATGAACTCGAAGACGATGGCGTGAAGCTGCCGAAAGTGGACTGGGCCTGGATGTCGGTCGGCAGCGACGGGCGGCGCGAGCAGGTGCTGCGGACGGACATGGACAACGCGATGGTTTTCGCGGCGAGCGGATCGGCCGAGGAAGACGAACGGGCGCGGGGGATTTTCACGCAGCTGGCGACGATCGTCGTGAACAAATTGGTGGGGGCGGGATTCGCGCGCTGCCAGGGCGGCGTGATGGCGCTGAATCCGCGCTGGTGCCGCACGGACAAGGAATGGATCGAGGAGATTCAAGGCGTGGATGCGTTCACCGATGGCGACGGGTTATTGCGCGCGCTGGTGCTGTTTGATCTGCGGTTCGTCGCGGGCGAGCGCGAGCTGTGCGACAAGTTGAGAGAAAAAATCTATGCGAGCGTGGGGGCGAATCTGCCGCTGCAACAACGGCTGGCGGAGCTGATCGTGGATTCGACGCCGCCGCTGAATTTCATCGGGCGGCTGGTGGTGGAGGCGTTTGGTGGCGGCGACGAGGAGTTTGATTTGAAGTCGCGCGGGATGGCTCCGCTGCGGGATGCGGCGCGCCTTTTCTCGCTGCACTATAAACTCAACCGGCGCTACTCGACGGGCGGACGCTGGGATGAGCTGCGGCGGACGGTGCCGGAGCGCGCGGAGATGGCGGGACTGGCGCGCGAGGCTTATGAGTTTTTGCTGCGGTTGAGAAATCTCAACGGGCTGCGGCGGGGCGATTCGGGGCGTCACCTCGACCCGGCGAGTCTGACGAAGCTGGAGCGCGCGCAGCTCGGGAATGTTTTCGATGTGGTGCGCACGGTGCAGCAGGCGGTGAAGCTGGAATTTCAGGCGGAGGCGAAGCGGTTATGA
- a CDS encoding 3'-5' exonuclease, with product MSWFFGRKKLEPFLQAYIDGTEKKVAEKTLLPDMRFVALDAETTGFDTGKDRMLSLAIIEVKGGRLQVASSTAWLIYQATAPMSSAVSVHGILPSETATGRLEADILRDLLPRLQGAVLVGHHVAFDATMITAALKRHYGVALRNPLLDTANLAMIAVDAFAKTGYPGQRAPSLDEVCAQCGIPPVERHTAEGDAFTTAMLFLTLCARLQRNLGRPLKAGDLPLTRV from the coding sequence ATGAGCTGGTTCTTCGGACGGAAAAAACTGGAGCCGTTTCTCCAGGCGTACATCGACGGGACTGAAAAAAAGGTGGCGGAGAAAACGCTGCTGCCCGACATGCGTTTCGTGGCGCTGGATGCGGAGACGACGGGCTTCGACACGGGGAAGGACCGGATGCTTTCGCTGGCGATCATCGAGGTGAAGGGCGGGCGGTTGCAGGTGGCTAGCTCGACGGCGTGGCTGATTTATCAGGCGACGGCACCGATGAGCTCGGCGGTTTCGGTGCATGGTATCCTGCCGTCGGAGACGGCAACGGGACGGCTGGAGGCGGATATTTTGAGGGATTTGCTGCCACGGTTGCAGGGGGCGGTGCTGGTGGGGCATCACGTGGCGTTTGACGCGACGATGATCACGGCGGCGTTGAAACGGCACTACGGAGTGGCGCTGCGGAATCCGCTGCTGGACACAGCGAACCTGGCGATGATCGCGGTGGATGCGTTTGCGAAAACGGGTTATCCGGGGCAGCGGGCGCCGTCTCTCGACGAAGTGTGCGCGCAATGCGGCATCCCACCGGTGGAGCGGCACACGGCGGAGGGCGATGCATTCACGACAGCGATGTTGTTTCTGACGTTGTGCGCGCGGCTGCAGAGGAATCTGGGGCGGCCCCTGAAGGCGGGAGATTTGCCGCTGACGCGCGTGTGA
- a CDS encoding transporter yields the protein MISPRTFIAFAGGITFAGALLAQTTATSENNNTTEAAPSSVESAAPAEVVGPVNSMQVGTGFDYSRGSYGFAEDTEVFSVPLLLTYNVEKWVLRASVPYLKIKGPADAVGTTGASGGGGSGSSSGLSGVVPGLPGSTSGGTTSASTPARPVSNSESGIGDVMLGATRMLGPVIGPVQVDLTARVKLPTADEAKGLGTGETDYYAQADFYYAGQTFIPFATLGYRFMTDSDLYALENGAYASLGSAYRLTDTTRAGVSLDWRQKIVDGGDDATEVSVFVAHDFSPRWNLILYALTGFTDASPDFGTGGSVSYRF from the coding sequence ATGATCTCCCCACGCACGTTTATCGCCTTTGCGGGCGGCATCACATTCGCCGGAGCTTTGCTGGCACAAACGACAGCTACTTCTGAAAACAATAACACTACCGAGGCTGCGCCTTCATCGGTTGAGTCCGCCGCACCGGCGGAGGTGGTTGGGCCGGTCAACAGCATGCAGGTTGGGACGGGTTTCGATTACAGCCGCGGCTCTTATGGGTTTGCTGAAGACACTGAGGTTTTTTCCGTACCGCTGCTGCTCACGTACAACGTGGAAAAGTGGGTGCTGCGCGCGAGCGTTCCCTATCTCAAGATCAAGGGGCCTGCCGATGCAGTTGGGACAACAGGTGCGAGCGGTGGCGGCGGAAGCGGATCGAGCAGCGGTTTATCGGGTGTTGTGCCGGGGCTGCCTGGATCGACATCTGGAGGCACAACGAGTGCGAGCACGCCGGCCCGGCCTGTTTCCAATTCTGAATCGGGAATTGGCGACGTGATGCTCGGCGCGACGCGCATGTTGGGTCCGGTGATCGGACCGGTGCAGGTCGATCTGACTGCCCGGGTGAAGCTACCGACTGCGGATGAAGCCAAAGGGCTTGGTACTGGCGAAACGGACTACTACGCGCAGGCGGATTTTTATTATGCGGGCCAGACGTTCATTCCGTTCGCGACGCTGGGATACCGGTTCATGACGGACAGCGATCTCTATGCATTAGAGAATGGCGCGTACGCGTCGTTGGGCTCTGCTTATCGTTTAACCGATACCACACGCGCGGGAGTCTCGCTCGACTGGCGCCAGAAGATTGTGGACGGCGGGGACGATGCGACGGAAGTGTCGGTCTTTGTGGCCCACGATTTCAGCCCACGCTGGAATTTGATTCTGTACGCACTCACCGGCTTCACCGACGCGAGTCCCGATTTCGGCACGGGTGGCAGTGTGAGTTATCGTTTCTAA
- a CDS encoding WcbI family polysaccharide biosynthesis putative acetyltransferase, translating into MSDSSSPKRRVLLYGNCQSVGVFQQLQANPAVTSHFDIQNVLSFGDPPPGNPLADNDYLRSLDAVIWQTAAGFPAPDFIEHLQPDCRQFRYPALSLKFLWPLHCSDPRNQPEEGMPYGRYPYGDSLVLRLLNQGIPAAEIGRRYLETDLLKLFPLDRLLERSFAELRHNDLQSDFAVAPLLETSFRQRQLFATINHPNRHLFDVLYRHVLAFLLGTTPDLTPSADLKIRYDIFGDEEIPLHPQVISHFALCWCRPDQRWRYRSAYLTHAEYIEAYAHRTAIPFGSSPRVWMDRAQQACRHGNFPEAEFILFEAATIFPTIPEFLLTAARLAVRQNRLLDAEKILRYHLQSNPDYKPIHEELARVMNLRSRSK; encoded by the coding sequence ATGTCCGACTCCTCCTCTCCAAAGCGCAGGGTTCTTCTCTACGGCAATTGCCAGAGCGTGGGCGTGTTTCAACAGCTCCAGGCAAATCCCGCCGTCACGTCGCATTTCGATATTCAAAACGTCTTAAGCTTCGGCGATCCACCCCCAGGCAATCCGCTCGCCGATAATGATTATCTGCGATCCCTCGATGCGGTGATCTGGCAGACAGCCGCGGGGTTTCCTGCGCCGGACTTCATCGAGCACCTGCAGCCCGACTGCCGCCAATTTCGTTATCCCGCGCTGTCGCTCAAATTTCTCTGGCCTCTTCATTGCAGCGATCCACGCAACCAGCCCGAAGAGGGCATGCCCTATGGCCGCTATCCGTACGGCGACAGCCTGGTGCTCCGGCTTTTGAATCAGGGCATTCCCGCCGCAGAGATTGGTCGGCGATACTTGGAGACCGACCTTCTAAAACTATTCCCACTTGATCGCCTCCTGGAGCGCAGCTTTGCCGAGCTCCGCCACAACGACCTTCAGTCGGATTTTGCGGTCGCTCCACTGCTCGAAACCTCGTTCCGCCAGCGCCAGCTTTTCGCCACGATCAATCACCCCAACCGCCACCTGTTCGACGTGCTCTACCGTCACGTCCTCGCGTTTCTCCTCGGTACCACGCCAGACCTCACACCAAGCGCTGACCTCAAAATTCGCTACGATATTTTCGGAGACGAAGAAATCCCCCTGCATCCCCAGGTCATTTCCCACTTCGCCCTTTGCTGGTGCCGTCCCGACCAGCGCTGGCGTTATCGCTCGGCGTATCTCACCCACGCGGAGTACATCGAGGCGTACGCGCACCGCACCGCGATTCCCTTCGGCTCTTCCCCGCGCGTCTGGATGGACCGCGCGCAGCAAGCGTGCAGACACGGCAATTTCCCAGAGGCGGAATTCATCCTTTTTGAAGCCGCCACGATCTTCCCGACGATTCCGGAGTTCCTGCTCACGGCAGCACGGCTCGCGGTACGGCAAAATCGCCTGCTGGATGCCGAAAAAATTCTTCGTTATCACCTCCAGTCCAACCCCGACTATAAACCCATTCACGAGGAGCTCGCTCGTGTGATGAATCTCCGCAGCAGATCGAAATAG
- a CDS encoding acyl carrier protein: MNSDEILARVSAIVSDALQSGPVVLTRDTKAMQVRGWDSLSHTIILIALEDAFACTLPVDRTLALKNVGDLVDLIADVTSQRR, translated from the coding sequence ATGAACTCCGATGAAATCCTAGCCCGCGTTTCAGCCATCGTCAGCGATGCCCTGCAATCAGGCCCAGTCGTTCTCACACGTGACACCAAAGCCATGCAGGTCCGCGGATGGGATTCTCTGTCTCACACGATCATCCTCATCGCGCTCGAGGATGCCTTTGCCTGCACCCTTCCGGTTGATCGTACGCTGGCGCTCAAAAACGTGGGCGACCTCGTTGACCTCATCGCCGACGTCACCTCCCAACGCCGCTAA